The Lepeophtheirus salmonis chromosome 3, UVic_Lsal_1.4, whole genome shotgun sequence genomic interval TCATGTAGTATTTACatcatcatttttcattataaaaataattcaagtacattacattaaatttgaatttccatGACTTGATTGAACCAGAAGAAAGtgatgtaaaaatgaataataattattggtcaaaaaaaataaaattttattataaatgatctgcaataaatacatttacagAAAAATCCTTGTAAAATTACGGATTTAAAGGAATAATGGCTATTTATTTTCCTCTGACTATATAGACTAATTCATTTCCTTTCCAATTGCCTTGTCCTAGTTCATTCGATTTCATTACTTatgataagttatttttaagtgaataaattatcatattaatattgtataaatttctAAGGCTTCACCTTTTAAGGAATTAATGTGTAAGAACGTGATTCATACTTACATTTCAGACAGGGAAGACGAATCGCAGCATTGACCTTCGCAGCAAAACATTTTATCCGGATCACCGGTTCCAGGACAGTCAAACGAGTTTTCGCATTCATAGgctataactaataattaaatagatagTCAATAATCATTTAAATGACAGTATGAAAGAGTAAAGTTAAACACCGCGTATTCAGGGCAGTAGGAGTCCGTCACTAAATGACAGACTAGGAGTAGGAAGATATACCCCTTGAATcttagtaattatttaattaattacctgTGTTGATGGATAGAGAGACTATCATAAGAAGAAGAACCACAAAGGACTTCATTTTCCTGGATTATTAGAGTGTATTTAAGGGaagcaattattaaattaacttataaTTAGATATGTTATGTCAAGGTGGGCCGGAGCTACTACAACATAATTTAAAGTAAGCAGATATTCTTCATGtagcaataaaatattaagtatagcaggataaattaataatagtacaAAATATAGCCTTCGTCAATTTAATAAAGTGAGCGCCCTCTATCAAATATTATTGTGTAAATTGGGCATAAAAGGCAGTGTTTTGTGTGACGTAATGTTGTTACTTTTTGGGTCATGATTGCACGTATACGTACTCTTGCGCTTCTCTTGATttctctatataatatataactaaataaacctcaatttttaattcagagtcattaattttattgatcaaTAGCCGATATTATTAGAGTTGTTTAGCCCAAATAGTTGTCAAGATAATAGTCATAGTCGGCatgcatattaataatattatttattaatagtaaccaagatacaaaaaatcatccttcttttctttcataCGTGACGTCATCCAGTTGCGTCATTGGAGATAGTGGATTCGATCACATCTAGTTATGATCGAGTATGATATGGTTCTACCCTTGTATTTCCTTGAACAAACGAATTGATTGATAAATAACATTATggttaaaagcaaaaaaaggcTTGAATTAGagtaatgatttaattactATGTTTATAAACTAAAGGAGATGTTATTTTGTTAgtgaatttcttcttttttgaaaaattcctatatgaatttgtatttggATGAAGCCTTCTGACAAATAccattaagtaataattaagtaGGAATTATCGTATCgaattagtattattttcattttgcgAATTAGTATTTGGCGCTAGTGGTtctaatatttagtaataataactAGGAGAAAAGGTATGCAAAAAAAGGACAAAGTGCTCGAGGGGGGAAAAAACACATTCTTCTGTGTTTAAATAAAGCTGAGGGAGGAGgaagagagagaagaaaaaagtgaagaagaaaaagagctGCTGCTGATATGCGCTAGCTGAAGctgcataaaaagaaaaagggattgAGCGAGCAAGAAGACTGAAAAGAGAAAaggagagaagaagaaaaagaaaagcatCTGTTTTTTCTCACGACGGTCGGACGTTTCATGAGGTCCTCATCGTCAAAAcacttgattaattttaatattgttgatCGTTTTAAATCCAGGATATGATGTTTTAAGTGAATCCGGTGGCTTTAAAGGATCCTGCACTCTTCCTCTCTGCTCAATTTGGGATCATGAATATGCCAGGACCGGAATTGAATATAAATCCAAAGGCCAGGTGTCATTACTGTACGGAAGTAAGTTAGTTAGTAGTTGCGAGTTGAAGGGACTGAGTTATTGTCTTTTGCCGTCTTTTCTAGGAGATATTCGGGTCAGGAAGTGGTCGAGTGCTTTTGCGATGTGAGGAATGTCCAGACCTGGATTTATGTCCTGAATGTTGGGCGAGCAGAGCAGAATTGGGGCAACATAGTCCTTCACATTCCTATCGGGTCTATGATAGTGGAGGATATCCTCTTTTGGGGGGTACTTGGCCCTCCAGGGACCACCTCAAGCTTTTAGATGCAGTGGAGCAATTTGGATATGGGAATTGGGAGGATATTTCCCGCTGCATTCTGAATGTGAGTCCACTTGAGGCCAAGAATGAGTACATCAAAACCTTTGTGGATGCTTCTATTGGCTCTAAAACTTGGAGCAAGGTCATCCGTGGACAATCCAAGGATCATACTCTTTCATCTTCCCCGTCCAACAACAGCATTCATAACAATAACAACATTCACTCTCACGTCAAAAGTGAGCCTCCAACTAATTTGACTCTACATGAGTCCATCATGTTGGGCTTCATGCCTCAGAGGGAGGACTATGAAGTTGAGTTTGATAATTCTTGTGAGTCCCTTGTTTCTCAGCTAGGAATGACGACTTCCCCAATGGAAGAGGATGAAGTTGAAATTGCCCTAAAAACCACACATGTGGatatctacaaatataaattaatggaacGGGAAAAGAGGAAAAGAGTTGTGAGAGAGTATGGACTCATAGGTGAGACTCCTACCTCCCCTGCTCAACTTTCAttctacttcatttttttatttttttgtacataggaCATTTTTTCAAGGAGAATCCAGTGAATGGAGATCCCTTTAAGAAAGACAGATTGGCAGCATCCAATGGTAGTAATAGTTTCAAAGTTCGTAAGGGCGGCAAAAGCGGAGATATTTTTTCAGGACGACTCAAAGTTATGGCCGAATTTTTGGGGCCTAAGGATTATCAAGCCTTCATAGCTAATTTAACCAAAGAGAAGGAACTCAAACAGCAAATCAAAGACTATCAAAAGTGCGGAAAGCCTCCactcatctttttctttttttacctagtatattttatctacatcATTTTTTAGATACCGTAAAAATGGTATAGTCAAAATGTCGGACTCAACTGAGTTTGAGAATCTTAGGTGCAGACACAGTAAAAAACGCAATGATTCTAGGAAAAAGAATGGCGATCATGATATCAACATTAGTACCTCATTCGTATCAGTAGAGGATCTAAATGGGTCTTCTACAAACAATTCAGTCATATCGTCTGCCAAAGATTTCTATGATCAAAAGGTTGCAAATGagtctcttcatttttataagttttctttttccgatgtatttatattcatttttagaacCGGAGTCTGCCTGACTTGCCAGGCTATGAAATTCTGTCAACCAATGAGCGAAAGTTATGTTCAAGTCTTAAGTTGACGCCTGCCCAGTACATTAGctacaaaacctctctattgaCCAATTATCTCCAGAAAAAGAGAGGTCAAACTTTCAATCCACTCAATCCTCTGGGCTTGGATAAAAACAATAGGAAAATCATATTCAATTTCCTCATGAAGGCTGGGTGGATCAATGCCTATTAAATTTCCCCAATATCTCACTCACTCACTCCAATTTACTACTACTATATATTCATTcgttttttataatcatttttcctcttcaaaacaaaccaaactttaaaaaaaaaaaaaaaaaaaaaaaaaaaactgccgTTAgctcttcaataatataaatgtgtatttttaatataagagtACCAGATATCTTGCCTTGAAAGACGCATCCACTTCCATGATAAAGGAACATgttttctctcttttatatattgCTAATACAATCATttgattgatgaaaaaaattccttacAAATTCCATGAGactgattaatatttttaaaaagagaaaaaatatttgtgaattttttgatAGGTTTTTTCCCTTTTGGTTTGGAATTTGTCTCtatatttttactgaataattatgaaaataataattaattgctcGAATTCCCTCAAAATAAAGGTCTAGATTAGTTTTTAGGCCCCTTTGGAGTGTAAGTCAATACATATTGTGTGTTTTCAGtacgtttattattttttttagggtttAAGTCAAAgctgttatttatttgttttagagTTTGAATTTATCAATTGGTCCTTACAATGCATCACCGCgcgtaatatatttatgtatatatatatatattaaaacatattttttctatataaaaaaaaatctttttgttaaataagGAGTTAggattatacaataatataatatatggttAGCTACGTTCTTAATTAAATCTGACATTTGCAGAGCGGACTTACTAGTTAATGTCcactattacatatttataaaaacatatttttttattacatatatatatatatatggcccGTCAACCCATATgcaagcaagaatgatttttctcaaaattgtataTGTATTCTTCGAAGAATTATCCTATCAACAAATTAGTCTTATTAGCCCATTATAAGTTCCGCAATTTGCACTTACAGTAGCTAAAATTgatctttatattaaaataatgaaagattttatttcaaaaagaggCATACGGGCAAATATTCGTCTTTTAGATCAAACAAAACGTATACACTTAAGCTCAATTTCTTGAGTATCTAACttatcccagtaatttgaatacaatgcctataactgactcaaatatatctatgaaatcaggggcgtccacagagttgtaaatttttttttttttttttgggggaaattaaattttatgtaaattattattagaaattaaattaaattttctagtagaaagcaaacattccttaattgggAGGGGGCTACAACCCATAGAATTGATATTTCTCCCCGCCACTaacataaagcaaaaaatataattaggattttctacctttctagaatttttattcatgattgaTTTTCTGTTCACGCGCCAAATATAATGATTTTCCTTCTGTCTCGCACACACAcacattcattaatttataccaTTTTCCCCCTTCGCAATGAATCcaggttaatttaaaaattgtttatatatttgttcattcAGTTAGATATGTTtcacttcatatatttttatgagagaACATCCCCTATTAAGCTcctaattactattattatctcTCAAATCTTTCAAGTAGCTTAATATAACATGAGACTAAATGTTCAagtaattatattgatatatatgcataatacaaagatataaacaaattatcccTTGCTGTCGTTCACTTGAATCCTTTGTTTGAATGACAAAGTGTTATCATAAAAAAACGTAATGAGTCatgattaataaatgattatgaaCCGACCAACAATTGTGTTTTAATTATAGTTGTAATGAGCTAGTCTATTAAGgtgtagttaaaatata includes:
- the LOC121114631 gene encoding transcriptional adapter 2-beta, giving the protein MNMPGPELNINPKARCHYCTEEIFGSGSGRVLLRCEECPDLDLCPECWASRAELGQHSPSHSYRVYDSGGYPLLGGTWPSRDHLKLLDAVEQFGYGNWEDISRCILNVSPLEAKNEYIKTFVDASIGSKTWSKVIRGQSKDHTLSSSPSNNSIHNNNNIHSHVKSEPPTNLTLHESIMLGFMPQREDYEVEFDNSCESLVSQLGMTTSPMEEDEVEIALKTTHVDIYKYKLMEREKRKRVVREYGLIGHFFKENPVNGDPFKKDRLAASNGSNSFKVRKGGKSGDIFSGRLKVMAEFLGPKDYQAFIANLTKEKELKQQIKDYQKYRKNGIVKMSDSTEFENLRCRHSKKRNDSRKKNGDHDINISTSFVSVEDLNGSSTNNSVISSAKDFYDQKNRSLPDLPGYEILSTNERKLCSSLKLTPAQYISYKTSLLTNYLQKKRGQTFNPLNPLGLDKNNRKIIFNFLMKAGWINAY